The Fusarium oxysporum f. sp. lycopersici 4287 chromosome 1, whole genome shotgun sequence DNA segment TATGCCTAACGGTGACACCATGCGTTCTGCCATCAAGCAGGTCGCTTCTGGTCGTTTCGGTGTCACTTCTGCCTACCTTGCTGACTCCGACGAGCTTCAGATCAAGATGGCTCAGGGTGCCAAGCCTGGTGAGGGTGGTGAGCTTCCTGGCCACAAGGTGTCCAAGTCTATTGCTCGCACCCGTCACTCCACCCCTGGTGTCGGTCTTATCtcgcctcctcctcaccacGACATTTACTCCATTGAGGATCTCAAGCAGCTGATCTACGATCTTAAGTGCTCCAGCCCTCGATCCCGAGTCTCCGTCAAGCTTGTGTCTGAGGTCGGTGTCGGTATCGTCGCCTCTGGTgtcgccaaggccaaggccgaTCACATCCTGATCTCTGGTCACGATGGTGGTACTGGTGCCTCTCGATGGACTGGTATCAAGTACGCTGGTCTCCCTTGGGAGTTGGGTCTGGCTGAGACTCACCAAACTCTGGTACTTAACGATCTTCGTGGTCGTGTTGTTGTCCAGACTGATGGCCAGCTCAAGACTGGTCGTGATGTTGCCCTGGCTTGTCTGCTTGGTGCTGAAGAATGGGGCTTTGCTACCGCTCCTCTCATCGCTATGGGCTGTGTCTTCATGCGCAAGTGCCATCTGAACACTTGCCCAGTTGGTATCGCTACCCAGGATCCTGAGCTTCGCAAGAAGTTCACTGGAACTCCCGAGCACgtcatcaacttcttctaCTATGTTGCCAACGAGCTCCGAGCCATCATGGCCCAGCTCGGTTTCCGAACCATCAACGAGATGGTTGGTCACGTCGAGGTCCTCAAGATGCGTGATGACCTTCGAACCAACAAGACAGCCAACATTGACCTGTCTCTCCTCCTGACACCGGCACACAAGCTCCGACCTGGTGTTGCCACCTTCAACGTCCGAAAGCAGGACCACAAGCTCCACGTCCGACTCGATAACAAGCTTATCTCCGAGTCTGAGTTGACTCTCGACAAGGGTCTCCCCTCCAGAATCGAGTGTGACATCGTCAACACTGACCGAGCAATGGGTACTTCCCTTTCTTACCACATCTCCAAGCGATACGGCGAGGCTGGACTGCCCATGGACACTGTCCATGTTAATATCAAGGGCTCCGCTGGCCAGTCTTTCGGTGCTTTCCTCGCTCCTGGTGTCACTCTTGAGCTCGAGGGTGATGCCAACGATTATGTCGGCAAGGGCTTGTCTGGTGGTCGTCTGATCATCTACCCTCCCCGCTCCGCTGTCTTCAAGTCGGAGGAGAACATCCTCATTGGCAACACTTGCTTGTACGGTGCTACTACTGGTACTTGCTTCTTCCGTGGTGTTGCTGCCGAGCGATTCGCTGTACGAAACTCAGGTGCTACCGCCGTTGTTGAGGGTGTTGGTGACCACGGTTGTGAGTACATGACTGGCGGTCGCGTTGTTGTTCTTGGATCTACTGGTCGCAACTTTGCTGCTGGTATGTCTGGTGGTATTGCCTACATCTTGGATGTTCATGGTGATTTCCACTCCAAGCTCAACGGCGAGATGGTCGAGGCCAGTGGTCTTGAAGACCCTGCTGAGATTGCTTTCGTTCGCGGTCTCATTGAGGATCATCACCACTACACTGGCTCCGAGCGCGCAGCTCGCATCCTGGTTGACTTTAACCGAGCTCTTCCTCGATTCATCAAGATTCTCCCTGTTGACTACAAGCGTGTCCTCGAGGAagaggctgccaaggctgctgaggccaAACGTGCTGAGTACAACCTTCCTGCTGTCTCTGGTGTCCAGCACAAGAAGTCCGAGAAGGTTGCCAAGCTCCAGGATCTCGAGGAGGCTGTTGGTGACAACgctgccgagaagaagcGTGCCCTTGTTCTCGACAAGACTCGAGGCTTCAAGATGTACAAGCGCCGCCAGGAGAAGTACCGACCTGTCAACTCTCGTCTCAAGGATtgggctgagctgagctCTCGTCTGGACGAGGACGAGCTCAAATACCAGTCAGCCCGTTGCATGGACTGCGGTGTTCCTTTCTGTCAGTCCGAGACTGGTTGCCCTATCTCCAACATCATCCCTAAATGGAACGAATTGGTGTTCCAGAACCAGTGGAAGGATGCTCTCAACCGTCTCCTCATGACCAACAACTTCCCCGAGTTCACTGGCCGTGTTTGCCCGGCTCCTTGTGAGGGTGCTTGTGTCTTAGGTATCAACGAGGACCCTGTTGGTATTAAGTCTATTGAGTGCGCCATCATTGACCGTGGCTTCgagatgggatggatggTTCCTCAGCCTCCCAAGGTCCGGACTGGCAAGACTGTCGCGATCATTGGATCCGGCCCTGCTGGTCTGGCCGCTGCTGATCAGCTCAACCGTGCCGGTCACCTCGTTACTGTCTACGAGCGAGCTGACCGTCTTGGAGGTCTTCTTATGTATGGTATTCCCAACATGAAGCTCGACAAGCGTATTGTCAAGCGCCGTACCGATTTCATGGCCTCTGAGGGTATTATTTTCAAGACTGGCGTTGCTGTTGGCGAGGAGGGTCACCCCTCTCTCAACGACCTCCGAGCCAGCAACAGCGCCGTCGTCATTGCAACTGGTGCTACTGTTGCTCGCGACCTTCCTATCAAGGGCCGTCAGCTCGAGGGTATTCACTACGCTATGGAGTTCCTCCACAAGAACACCAAGTCTCTCCTTGACTCCGAGCTTGCTGACAACACCTACATCTccgccaagggcaaggacGTTGTGGTCATCGGTGGTGGTGACACTGGTAACGATTGTATTGGTACTTCTCTCCGTCACGGTGCCAAGTCCGTCACCAACTTCGAGCTTCtgcctcaacctcctcctgAGCGTGCCAACGACAACCCTTGGCCTCAGTGGCCTCGTATCTACCGTGTTGATTACGGTCACACTGAGGTTCGCCAGCACACTGGCAAGGATCCTCGTGAGTACTGCATCATGTCTGAGGAGTTCATGGATGATGGCTCtggcaaggtcaagggcatcaacaccatccgCGTGGAGTGGACCAAGTCTCCTAGCGGTGGTTGGGAcatgaagaaggttgagggCTCTCAGCAGTTCTTTCCTGCCGACCTCGTCCTCCTTGCCATGGGTTTCCTTGGACCTGAAGCTCGTGTTCTTGGTGACGAGATCGAGAAGGATGCTCGCAAGAATGTCAAGACTGCCCCCGGCAAGTACAGCACCAACCTCGAGGGCGTCTTCGCTGCTGGTGACGCCCGCCGCGGACAATCTCTCATTGTCTGGTAAGTTTTAACTACATCTATCCACTTGAAGAAACATCATTAACAAATGTCTCAGGGGTATCAACGAAGGACGCCAGGCTGCTCGCGAGATTGATCTTTATCTTGAGAAGTACACCAACCTGCCTGTTACTGGTGGTATCACCAAGCGCACTGCGCAGGAGATTTTCAGCCAGATCAAGGTCGAGGCTTGAATAAAATTTGCATAGTTACATTATTTATTCTCTCTTTGGGGCACAGGAGCAACGGATCGGATACAGGATGATACCATGACCATGGAATCGGATATGATAAAAGGTGTCTGTTCAGGAATGGTGGATGTTTTTAGTTATACCAATTTGAATGACTGTTGGCTACGACGAGCTATCAGAATATTTGATTTGATCGTTCTCGCTTTTGTGATGTTTTAGGGAGATTAAGAAAATGTTTAGGAAAGTCTTATAAAGGTAATCTTAAACTTAGTAAAAGTTTATGATTCCTTAGTCTTTTAGCCCTAAGAAATGAAGTCTCAGTCAGAGACCATGCGGCACTTCTCCATGAAATGTTGTCTCGCCGAGGAAGCCCGGAGATGCAGTGTCGTTTTCTGTGTTCATGCGTGTATACATCGACACCTGTCATTGGCTAGATCCCGAGTTCGAAATGAGGCGTCAAATTCGCATCAGAGGTCGCGTGCCCTCTTGTCAACTTGAGCTCAAGTCGCATATTCACAAGAGACATTTGATTGGTTAACAAGACAACGACGCAGTCACCAAGAGAACAAGCATCGAGCCTGTTGGTGATATTGAGGCTGGAGGTTTGAGCAATGCAATCCAATGTAACTCACGTGTTATCGACGTTGCTAAGGAAATGATTTATTCGAATCTGGTTTAGCTGCAAACTCTAGTCAAAAGCCAATTTTTTACCGTAAAGATAGTGACATGCCATGACAGAGCCTGAATACGAAGAATCTTGAGAGTCTTTCATACCCGAAAATTCTTCAGCTTTCACCAACAAAAATTGTTTGATGCCATGAACTGAGATTATTCGGCCAATTCTCTTCACGTGCGTAGATGGAGACACATGAATGCACGCAGAAGCAGGGATTAGACAGACGGGAATGATATGCACCTAGATTTTAGATGCATCCACGGCAACACGTGTGTAAGTGGTGGATTCTGATAGGGCAATTGGAGACAAATTCAACATGGGTTAACAGAACCGAGGCGAAACGGGTATCAAGCTGCCAGGTCGTTTACAGCGGGTTATGGGTCTGTTACGGTTCCATTTCCCACCGAGGGTTAGTTCCAGCAGCTGTTTTGGACACCGAAGAGCCGCTGAAGAGCTGTTTCTGTAGTGAGTGGATGCTGCCCATGCTGTAGGTGGTCTAACGTTCACTGCCTTGCTTTCCGCTAGTGGGGTCCTGGCGTCAGGTCTAGGTCCGGGTCCAGGGCAGTCAGCCTGTTGATCCATTGTTGCCCAGCCTTTTTCTCGTTCAACTTCTTGAAACTACAACTGTAACTTATTTTGTGTTATCGTGCACCTTCATCTTCGCACGccacaacaacaacctcCCATTGTCATCCTTAATATTGCCGTGTATCCTTCTTGTCGCGAGTCTAGCGTCTCTAGACAACATCATCTCGCTTCAACCGTCTCGTCTCCATTGCCGCGTCTCGAAGCTATAATCCGCTCTTGACGGAACTACATCATCATTGTGTCATGCGCCGCAATTGAACCTATTCCGAATTCCTCAACGCTTTACCTTTGTCTCAGGTACGATCTCTCGACGGTCTATCTCGGCCTACATAGCATCCTGTTGGTCGCCTGCTTGGAGATAATTGGTCTATCTTGTCGTAAAGCTCCAATCGCTATCCACCCACAATGCGCTTCGGCCGGACCCTCCGCGAGTCCACCTATCCGCCATGGAAGGACAAGTACATCGACTATGCGAAGCTCAAGAGCTTGTTGAGGGAGGATGTGGCCGATGATGATAACCAGCCGTGGACCGAGGAGGACGAGACTCGCTTCTGTGAAgagatcttcaacaaccaGCTCGAGAAGGTCGCTCAGTTCCAAGAGCAACGCTTTAACGCTCTTAAGGAACGAGTTGACGCTGCTTTTGATAAGCTCAAGGAACTGGCTCCCGTCGAGTCCTCGGAGGACGATGGAGCTCCTCAGAAGGGCGAGATCTCGGCTTCCCGCTTGCG contains these protein-coding regions:
- a CDS encoding glutamate synthase [NADPH] — encoded protein: MGLNEDFDDRQIQTEAEQQPYIPYEYQTENNDSWAGALPVKQGLYDPSYEKDACGVGFACHIKGKPSHKIVSDARNLLCNMTHRGAVGSDARDGDGAGVMTSIPHRFFIKNFEKEEDIKLPPLGQYAVGNLFFKPDEETLQESKRQLEDVAESLGLRVLGWRRPPVDSTLLGPAAKSREPIIAQPFVVLASAYGTGNAPEMTDPEKFDERLFERQLYILRKRATQSIGLHNWFYLCSLSNKNIVYKGQLAPVQVYSYYHDLVNADYEAHFALVHSRFSTNTFPSWDRAQPLRWAAHNGEINTLRGNKNWMRAREGVMQSDIFKEELEQMYPVVEDGGSDSAAFDNVLELLTINGVLSLPEAVMLMVPEAWQGNQHMDPKKAAFYEWAACQMEPWDGPALFTFADGRYCGANLDRNGLRPCRFYVMDDDRIICASEVGTIPVEPETVIQKGRLQPGRMLLVDTQAGRIIDDKELKEAVSSRYDFRAWLDSELITLPKVVEIMEQALDLAPKLDDKAIQADPLLLSYGYTHEQVSLLLAPMAADEKEALGSMGNDAPLACLTQAPRLLYDYFRQLFAQVTNPPIDPIRESIVMSLECYVGPQGNLLEMDASQCGRLLLPSPILSIEEFNAVKNMSNKYSDWTVKTIDLTFPKNQGVQGYIKHLDEICNEASAAIEARDRVIVLSDRNTSADRVPVSAVLASAMVHHHLVSNKWRSMVALVVETAEAREVHHMCVLLGYGADAINPYLAMECILKLNREGLIKKKTTNETLIRNYKHSCDGGILKVMSKMGISTLASYKGAQIFEILGLDETVVERCFRGTASRIQGMTFELIAEEAFRFHERGFPTRETILPSGLPESGEYHWRDGGEPHVNDPTSIANIQDAVRTKNDKSYEAYSRSEYEQIKNCTLRGLLDFKFEDCTPVPIDQVEPWTDIVRRFCTGAMSYGSISMESHSTLAVAMNRLGGKSNTGEGGEDPERSQRMPNGDTMRSAIKQVASGRFGVTSAYLADSDELQIKMAQGAKPGEGGELPGHKVSKSIARTRHSTPGVGLISPPPHHDIYSIEDLKQLIYDLKCSSPRSRVSVKLVSEVGVGIVASGVAKAKADHILISGHDGGTGASRWTGIKYAGLPWELGLAETHQTLVLNDLRGRVVVQTDGQLKTGRDVALACLLGAEEWGFATAPLIAMGCVFMRKCHLNTCPVGIATQDPELRKKFTGTPEHVINFFYYVANELRAIMAQLGFRTINEMVGHVEVLKMRDDLRTNKTANIDLSLLLTPAHKLRPGVATFNVRKQDHKLHVRLDNKLISESELTLDKGLPSRIECDIVNTDRAMGTSLSYHISKRYGEAGLPMDTVHVNIKGSAGQSFGAFLAPGVTLELEGDANDYVGKGLSGGRLIIYPPRSAVFKSEENILIGNTCLYGATTGTCFFRGVAAERFAVRNSGATAVVEGVGDHGCEYMTGGRVVVLGSTGRNFAAGMSGGIAYILDVHGDFHSKLNGEMVEASGLEDPAEIAFVRGLIEDHHHYTGSERAARILVDFNRALPRFIKILPVDYKRVLEEEAAKAAEAKRAEYNLPAVSGVQHKKSEKVAKLQDLEEAVGDNAAEKKRALVLDKTRGFKMYKRRQEKYRPVNSRLKDWAELSSRLDEDELKYQSARCMDCGVPFCQSETGCPISNIIPKWNELVFQNQWKDALNRLLMTNNFPEFTGRVCPAPCEGACVLGINEDPVGIKSIECAIIDRGFEMGWMVPQPPKVRTGKTVAIIGSGPAGLAAADQLNRAGHLVTVYERADRLGGLLMYGIPNMKLDKRIVKRRTDFMASEGIIFKTGVAVGEEGHPSLNDLRASNSAVVIATGATVARDLPIKGRQLEGIHYAMEFLHKNTKSLLDSELADNTYISAKGKDVVVIGGGDTGNDCIGTSLRHGAKSVTNFELLPQPPPERANDNPWPQWPRIYRVDYGHTEVRQHTGKDPREYCIMSEEFMDDGSGKVKGINTIRVEWTKSPSGGWDMKKVEGSQQFFPADLVLLAMGFLGPEARVLGDEIEKDARKNVKTAPGKYSTNLEGVFAAGDARRGQSLIVWGINEGRQAAREIDLYLEKYTNLPVTGGITKRTAQEIFSQIKVEA